A genomic region of Papaver somniferum cultivar HN1 chromosome 7, ASM357369v1, whole genome shotgun sequence contains the following coding sequences:
- the LOC113293244 gene encoding protein DETOXIFICATION 29-like, whose product MENSTAYEPLISNRDEVAEPGEVIVLLNSNLGSSSFVQEGDILPIQRVGDFFREFSVESKKLWLLAGPAVFTSICQYSLAAITQVFAGQVGTLELAAFSVQNNVIDGFSFGIMMGMGSALETLCGQAYGAGQQDMLGIYMQRSWVILSATSIILMLFYVFAGPILKLIGQDTKIAEASGVFAIYMLPQLFAYAMNFPIAKFLQAQSKIMVMAMISFVVLILHTILSWVVMLKLGWGLVGAAVVLNASWWLIVVGQLLYIFSGTCGRSWSGFSWKAFQNLWGFVKLSLASAVMLCLEVWYYMVLVLFAGYLKNPEVAVDALSTCMNILGWAVMMAFGFNAATSVRVSNELGAGHPRTAKFSVVVVVLSSFVLGLIMALVLIATREIYPSAFTNSIEVQELIYILTPLLAFSIIINNVQPVLSGVAIGAGWQALVAYVNIGCYYLFGIPLGLIVGYKLNFGVQGIWCGMVLGTILQTGILFAMTYKTNWNKEASIAGDRIRQWGGEPDAEGKEKNSKVAETKV is encoded by the exons ATGGAGAATTCTACCGCTTATGAACCTCTTATATCAAACAGAGATGAAGTTGCAGAACCAGGAGAAGTAATAGTACTATTGAATAGCAATCTAGGAAGTTCATCATTTGTACAAGAAGGAGATATTCTGCCCATACAAAGAGTAGGAGATTTCTTTAGAGAATTCTCTGTTGAATCTAAGAAACTATGGCTTTTAGCTGGTCCTGCTGTATTCACATCAATATGTCAGTACTCACTTGCAGCTATAACCCAAGTTTTTGCTGGTCAAGTCGGAACACTAGAACTCGCTGCTTTCTCTGTACAAAACAATGTCATCGATGGATTCTCCTTCGGCATCATG ATGGGAATGGGAAGTGCCTTAGAAACCCTGTGCGGTCAGGCATACGGTGCTGGTCAACAGGACATGTTGGGGATCTACATGCAAAGATCATGGGTCATACTTAGCGCAACGTCAATTATCTTGATGTTGTTTTACGTGTTTGCGGGACCAATTTTAAAATTGATCGGACAAGATACGAAAATAGCGGAAGCATCCGGAGTTTTTGCAATATATATGTTACCGCAGTTATTTGCATATGCGATGAATTTTCCGATAGCGAAGTTCTTGCAAGCACAGAGCAAGATCATGGTAATGGCTATGATATCATTTGTGGTTCTAATTCTTCACACCATATTAAGTTGGGTCgtgatgttgaaacttggatGGGGACTTGTTGGGGCAGCTGTGGTTTTGAATGCTTCTTGGTGGCTGATTGTTGTGGGCCAATTACTATACATTTTTAGTGGAACTTGTGGTAGATCTTGGTCAGGATTTTCATGGAAGGCTTTTCAGAATTTATGGGGATTTGTTAAGTTATCCCTTGCATCCGCCGTGATGCTCTG TTTGGAGGTCTGGTACTATATGGTTTTGGTACTATTTGCTGGATATCTGAAGAATCCTGAAGTTGCAGTTGATGCCCTCTCCACTTG TATGAATATATTGGGTTGGGCAGTAATGATGGCTTTCGGGTTCAATGCAGCTACCAG TGTGAGGGTGTCTAATGAACTTGGGGCAGGTCATCCAAGAACTGCGAAATTTTCAGTAGTAGTCGTTGTACTAAGTTCGTTCGTTTTGGGATTGATCATGGCCTTGGTTCTTATCGCTACTCGGGAAATTTACCCGTCGGCATTTACAAACAGTATTGAGGTACAGGAACTCATTTACATACTCACCCCATTGCTAGCTttctccatcatcatcaacaacgtgCAGCCGGTCCTTTCAG GCGTGGCTATAGGAGCAGGATGGCAAGCGCTAGTTGCTTATGTAAACATTGGGTGTTATTATCTTTTTGGAATTCCTTTAGGTCTCATTGTCGGTTACAAGCTAAATTTCGGTGTCCAG GGCATTTGGTGTGGAATGGTCCTAGGGACTATACTGCAAACTGGTATCCTCTTTGCAATGACTTACAAGACAAACTGGAACAAAGAG GCTTCTATTGCAGGCGATAGGATAAGACAATGGGGTGGAGAGCCCGATGCAGAAGGGAAAGAAAAAAACAGCAAAGTAGCAGAGACAAAAGTCTAA